From the genome of Solidesulfovibrio carbinolicus, one region includes:
- the nudC gene encoding NAD(+) diphosphatase: MSGNVDARTAAGQTRETPMPTPDLNLLPFSRAALGPEFAPGSPDQDRPGEPGCWIVLRENALVLTERGLAMPDGLLPVPGPFAVPPVLVGFWNGRPLRAARLEPEAALPAGFTPITASYRSPLLDERLLTLAGLARQVLHWRDRSRICPACGGAPAGIPGGFGARCTACAREYYPRIHPAVIVLVSRGDDYLLVRKAGWPAGQYGLVAGFVEFSESLEECVAREVAEETGLVVAGIRYLGSQNWPFPSQLMAAFAADCVGGELVVDRTELEDAGWFSARRPPAVLPPRASIARWMLDRHAPQLVRAAGGA, from the coding sequence GTGTCCGGCAACGTCGACGCCAGGACTGCCGCCGGCCAAACCCGCGAGACGCCCATGCCCACGCCCGACCTGAACCTGCTCCCCTTCTCCCGGGCCGCCCTGGGTCCCGAATTCGCCCCGGGTTCGCCCGATCAGGACCGGCCGGGCGAACCAGGCTGCTGGATTGTCCTTCGTGAAAACGCCCTGGTGCTGACCGAGCGCGGCCTGGCCATGCCGGACGGACTGCTGCCGGTCCCCGGCCCCTTTGCCGTGCCGCCGGTGCTGGTCGGCTTTTGGAACGGCCGCCCCTTGCGAGCCGCCCGGCTGGAACCCGAGGCCGCCCTGCCGGCAGGGTTCACCCCCATCACCGCCTCCTACCGCTCGCCGCTGCTCGACGAACGGCTGCTCACCCTGGCCGGTCTGGCCCGGCAGGTGCTCCACTGGCGCGACCGCAGCCGCATCTGCCCGGCCTGCGGCGGCGCGCCGGCCGGCATCCCCGGCGGATTCGGAGCGCGCTGCACGGCCTGCGCCCGGGAATACTATCCGCGCATCCATCCGGCCGTCATCGTGCTCGTGTCGCGCGGCGACGACTATCTGCTGGTGCGCAAGGCCGGCTGGCCGGCCGGCCAGTACGGGCTGGTGGCCGGTTTCGTGGAATTTTCCGAATCTTTGGAAGAATGCGTGGCCCGGGAAGTGGCCGAGGAAACGGGGCTGGTCGTGGCCGGCATCCGTTACCTCGGCAGCCAGAACTGGCCCTTCCCCAGCCAGCTCATGGCCGCGTTTGCGGCGGACTGCGTCGGCGGAGAACTCGTGGTCGACCGCACCGAGCTTGAGGACGCGGGCTGGTTTTCCGCCCGTCGCCCGCCGGCCGTGCTGCCGCCCAGGGCCAGCATCGCCCGCTGGATGCTCGACCGCCACGCCCCGCAACTGGTCCGCGCCGCCGGCGGCGCCTAA
- a CDS encoding RrF2 family transcriptional regulator: MRLTRAGEYAIRCVLYLAMHQDRTLIGRKEVAEAMDIPAQFLGKVAQQLAKAGVISIRQGSQGGYELARRAQDITLLAVIEAIDGEIFLNDCIQRPGSCDRQAICSVHNVWDTARRQLRDTLGSTTLAELAALEKCACRGQTCEGPRASNG; this comes from the coding sequence ATGCGTTTGACCCGAGCTGGCGAGTACGCCATCCGCTGCGTCCTGTACCTGGCCATGCACCAGGACCGGACGCTCATTGGGCGCAAGGAAGTCGCCGAGGCCATGGACATTCCAGCCCAGTTCCTGGGCAAGGTCGCCCAGCAATTGGCCAAGGCCGGGGTCATCAGCATCCGCCAGGGCTCCCAGGGCGGCTACGAACTGGCCCGCCGGGCCCAGGACATCACCTTGCTGGCCGTCATCGAGGCCATAGACGGCGAGATCTTTTTAAACGACTGCATCCAGCGGCCCGGCAGCTGCGACAGGCAGGCCATCTGTTCCGTGCATAACGTGTGGGATACGGCGCGGCGGCAATTGCGCGACACCCTGGGCAGCACCACCTTGGCCGAGTTGGCGGCCTTGGAAAAGTGCGCCTGCCGGGGGCAGACGTGCGAGGGGCCGCGCGCTTCGAATGGTTGA
- a CDS encoding cytochrome ubiquinol oxidase subunit I: MDTLMLSRLQFAFATFIHFIFVPLTLGLSILVAVMETKFVRTGDETYKRMAKFWGKLFLINFALGVVTGITLEFQFGTNWSRYSTFVGDIFGSLLAIEATAAFFLESTFLGVWIFGWNRLSPKLHCTSIWLVAFAANFSALWIILANGFMQHPVGYVIRNGRAELSSFLEVITNPYGWNAFLHTVTGSWALAGFFVIGVSAWHLLRKQHVDFFTKSFRIAAGFTLVSTLLVAAVGHRQGNIVAEVQPAKLAAMESHWETQKNAPMYLFAVPDPDNEKNSIEIGGIPSLLSLMAFNDPAAEVKGLKDFPAEDRPPVTLTFSAFRIMVGLGTAMLILAVLAFIARHHPEEASHKLLKAFLWAIPLPYIALQAGWAVAEVGRQPWIVYGIMRTKDAVSPIAAHQVGISLAAFFVVYILLASLDIYLLAKYARSDPH, encoded by the coding sequence ATGGACACCTTGATGCTTTCCCGACTGCAGTTCGCCTTTGCGACATTTATCCACTTCATCTTCGTCCCGCTCACCCTGGGGCTTTCCATCCTCGTGGCCGTGATGGAAACCAAGTTCGTGCGCACCGGGGACGAAACCTACAAACGCATGGCCAAGTTCTGGGGCAAACTATTTCTGATCAACTTCGCCCTGGGCGTGGTCACCGGCATCACCCTGGAGTTCCAGTTCGGCACCAACTGGTCGCGCTATTCGACCTTTGTCGGCGATATTTTCGGGTCGCTTTTAGCCATCGAAGCCACGGCGGCCTTTTTCCTGGAATCCACCTTCCTTGGCGTGTGGATCTTCGGCTGGAACCGGCTTTCGCCCAAGCTCCACTGCACGTCCATCTGGCTGGTGGCCTTCGCCGCCAACTTTTCGGCCCTGTGGATCATCCTGGCCAACGGCTTCATGCAGCACCCGGTGGGCTACGTCATCCGCAACGGCCGGGCCGAACTGTCGAGCTTTCTTGAGGTCATCACCAACCCCTACGGCTGGAACGCCTTTCTCCACACCGTCACCGGCTCCTGGGCCCTGGCCGGCTTTTTCGTGATCGGCGTGTCGGCCTGGCATCTGCTGCGCAAGCAGCACGTCGACTTCTTCACCAAGTCCTTCCGCATCGCCGCCGGCTTCACCCTGGTTTCCACCCTGCTCGTGGCCGCCGTGGGCCACCGCCAGGGCAACATCGTGGCCGAAGTCCAGCCGGCCAAGCTGGCGGCCATGGAATCCCACTGGGAGACCCAGAAAAACGCTCCTATGTACCTCTTTGCCGTGCCCGATCCGGATAATGAGAAAAACAGCATCGAGATCGGCGGCATCCCGAGCTTACTGAGCCTCATGGCCTTCAACGATCCCGCCGCCGAAGTGAAAGGCCTCAAGGACTTCCCGGCCGAGGACCGCCCGCCCGTCACGCTCACCTTCTCCGCCTTCCGCATCATGGTCGGCCTGGGAACGGCCATGCTGATCCTGGCCGTGCTGGCCTTTATCGCCCGCCACCATCCCGAGGAGGCCTCCCACAAACTCTTGAAGGCCTTCCTGTGGGCCATTCCCCTGCCCTACATCGCGCTCCAGGCCGGCTGGGCCGTGGCCGAGGTCGGCCGCCAGCCCTGGATCGTCTACGGCATCATGCGCACCAAGGACGCCGTCTCCCCCATCGCCGCCCATCAGGTCGGCATCAGCCTGGCCGCCTTCTTCGTGGTCTACATCCTGCTGGCGTCGCTGGATATCTATCTGCTGGCCAAGTACGCCCGCTCCGATCCGCACTAG
- the cydB gene encoding cytochrome d ubiquinol oxidase subunit II, giving the protein MDLGTIWFILWGVLWAVYFILDGFDLGIGSIMPFFAKSNEEKRIMYNAMGPFWDGNEVWLITAGGVTFAAFPKTYAVMFSALYTPLMLLLFALILRGVSFEFRSKVDSPGWRKLWDTCNFLGSFLPALLLGVAFANIFKGIPIDQDGILHGNLLTLLNPYGLAGGLLFVALFAHHGALWLAFKSEGDIHDRAVALAGKLWPVVAGLVVLFLVMSLFMTQLFANYLVNPLLFIILLGAVAGLVLTMTYRKAGRILASWGASAVLIGSAALFGVVGIFPALLPSSLNPAYSLTIQNSSSSPMTLAIMLGVALVFVPIVIAYQIWTMRTFSHPVTKADLDYEEAY; this is encoded by the coding sequence ATGGATCTCGGAACCATTTGGTTTATACTGTGGGGCGTGCTTTGGGCCGTCTATTTCATCCTGGACGGATTCGATCTCGGCATCGGCAGCATCATGCCGTTTTTCGCCAAGTCCAACGAAGAAAAACGCATCATGTATAACGCCATGGGTCCTTTCTGGGACGGCAACGAAGTGTGGCTCATCACCGCCGGCGGCGTGACCTTCGCCGCTTTCCCCAAGACCTACGCCGTCATGTTCTCGGCGCTCTACACGCCGCTGATGCTCCTGCTGTTCGCGCTGATCCTTCGCGGCGTGTCCTTTGAATTCCGCTCCAAGGTGGACAGCCCGGGCTGGCGCAAACTCTGGGACACCTGCAACTTCCTGGGCAGCTTCCTGCCGGCCTTGCTCCTTGGCGTGGCCTTTGCCAACATCTTCAAGGGCATCCCCATCGACCAGGACGGCATCCTGCACGGCAACCTCCTCACACTTCTTAACCCCTACGGTCTGGCCGGCGGCCTCCTTTTTGTGGCCCTTTTCGCCCACCACGGGGCGCTGTGGCTGGCGTTTAAATCCGAAGGCGACATCCATGACCGGGCCGTGGCCCTGGCCGGCAAGCTCTGGCCGGTGGTGGCCGGGCTGGTGGTGCTGTTCCTGGTCATGAGCCTTTTCATGACCCAGCTTTTTGCCAACTACCTGGTCAATCCGCTGCTGTTTATCATCCTGCTGGGGGCCGTGGCCGGGCTGGTCCTGACCATGACCTACCGCAAGGCCGGCCGCATCCTGGCTTCCTGGGGCGCTTCGGCCGTGCTCATCGGCTCGGCCGCCCTTTTTGGCGTGGTCGGCATCTTCCCGGCCCTGCTGCCCTCAAGCCTCAATCCGGCCTACTCCCTGACCATCCAGAACTCCTCGTCCTCGCCCATGACGCTGGCCATCATGCTCGGCGTGGCCCTGGTCTTCGTGCCCATCGTCATCGCCTACCAGATCTGGACCATGCGCACCTTCAGCCACCCCGTGACCAAGGCCGACCTGGACTACGAAGAAGCTTACTAA
- a CDS encoding heavy metal translocating P-type ATPase, translating into MTHCAIVHDIPGRMRLRFACAEAFSAQAPALAAAAVSLSGVAEVIPSPRTLGLLVLYSGAPVRLALLAMTKNGDSAKSAMLTPAPRRRGKAVRVVRLGKVALAKAGDKLAKAVNLPAEAGDNPPSPLQAMAREAGMFLLRAALPPAFRPLFLIKRVWPFIKRGLGALVRGKLNVEVLDALAIGVSIARKDYRAATGIALLLGLGEVLESYTRKRSRESLAETLAASFDAVWVRREDGPVRIPASEVVPGDLAIVTMGNAIPVDGVVAEGEAMVNQASMTGEPLPAHKRVGHTVFAGTVVEEGEIVVRVEKSGGETRIQKMVEVIEESENYKAKAQDLAERFADAVVPWTLLGAAVVFAVTRNPRLASAVLLVDFSCAIKLSAPLAVLAAMREAASGGVLVKGGKFLEGVSSADAFVFDKTGTLTQARPRVAAVEPLNGYTRHDVLKLAACLEEHFPHPVARAVVRQAEKEGIVHQEFHAEVDYILAHGLSSMVGTDRVRLGSRHFIGEDEGIDIADADAAIDARGLAGLSTLYLAIGDEVAGVLAIEDPLVPEAPRVLRELTDRGVTRLVMLTGDAAAPAAIAAKELGITDYHAQVLPEDKTRIVRELREAGHVVAMVGDGINDSPALSAANVGIAPRHGADIAQAAADILLAEGSLQSVVALRDIATGLMGRLHANFRAICLINSVILGLGLFGRVTPGVSALAHNLATVGIALASLRPYLPKHLPSGGVSHDSQLH; encoded by the coding sequence ATGACGCACTGCGCCATTGTCCACGATATACCGGGTCGGATGCGGCTGCGGTTCGCCTGCGCCGAAGCCTTTTCGGCGCAGGCTCCGGCCCTGGCCGCCGCCGCCGTATCCTTGTCCGGCGTGGCCGAGGTGATCCCCTCGCCTCGGACCCTCGGCCTGCTGGTTCTTTACAGCGGAGCCCCGGTGCGGCTGGCCCTTTTGGCCATGACCAAAAACGGCGACTCGGCCAAATCGGCCATGCTCACCCCCGCGCCCCGACGCCGGGGCAAGGCGGTCCGGGTCGTACGGCTCGGCAAGGTCGCCCTGGCCAAGGCCGGCGACAAACTCGCCAAGGCCGTCAACCTCCCGGCCGAGGCCGGGGACAATCCCCCCTCGCCCTTGCAGGCCATGGCCCGCGAGGCCGGGATGTTCCTGCTGCGCGCCGCGTTGCCGCCGGCGTTTCGGCCGCTGTTTCTTATCAAGCGCGTCTGGCCGTTTATTAAGCGCGGCCTGGGGGCGCTTGTGCGCGGCAAGCTCAACGTCGAGGTCCTCGACGCCCTGGCGATTGGCGTGTCCATTGCCCGCAAGGACTACCGGGCCGCCACCGGCATCGCCCTGCTGCTGGGCCTTGGCGAGGTGCTGGAAAGCTACACCCGCAAGCGCTCCCGCGAGAGCCTGGCCGAAACCCTGGCCGCCTCCTTCGACGCCGTCTGGGTGCGCCGCGAGGACGGCCCGGTGCGCATCCCCGCCTCGGAAGTCGTGCCCGGCGACCTGGCCATCGTCACCATGGGCAACGCCATCCCGGTGGACGGCGTGGTGGCCGAGGGCGAGGCCATGGTGAACCAGGCCTCCATGACCGGCGAACCCCTGCCCGCCCACAAGCGCGTGGGCCATACGGTCTTTGCCGGCACCGTGGTCGAGGAAGGCGAGATCGTTGTTCGGGTGGAAAAATCCGGCGGCGAGACCCGCATCCAAAAAATGGTGGAAGTCATCGAGGAGTCGGAGAACTACAAGGCCAAGGCCCAGGATCTGGCCGAACGCTTCGCCGACGCCGTGGTGCCCTGGACCCTGCTCGGCGCGGCCGTGGTCTTCGCCGTCACCCGTAACCCGCGCCTGGCCTCGGCCGTGCTGCTGGTGGACTTCTCCTGCGCGATAAAGCTCTCGGCCCCCCTGGCCGTGCTGGCCGCCATGCGCGAGGCCGCTTCCGGCGGCGTGCTGGTCAAGGGCGGCAAGTTCCTGGAGGGCGTGTCCTCGGCCGACGCCTTTGTCTTCGACAAGACCGGCACGCTGACCCAGGCCCGCCCCCGGGTGGCCGCCGTGGAACCCTTAAACGGCTACACCCGCCACGACGTCTTAAAGCTCGCCGCCTGCCTGGAGGAACACTTCCCCCACCCGGTGGCCCGGGCCGTGGTGCGCCAGGCCGAGAAGGAAGGCATCGTCCACCAGGAGTTCCACGCTGAGGTGGATTACATCCTGGCCCACGGCCTGTCCTCCATGGTCGGCACGGACCGGGTGCGCCTGGGCAGCCGCCACTTCATCGGCGAGGACGAGGGCATCGACATCGCCGACGCCGACGCGGCCATCGACGCCCGGGGCCTGGCCGGCCTGTCCACCCTCTATCTGGCCATCGGCGACGAAGTGGCCGGCGTGCTGGCCATCGAGGACCCGCTTGTCCCCGAAGCCCCGCGCGTGCTGCGCGAACTGACCGACCGGGGGGTTACGCGTCTGGTCATGCTCACCGGCGACGCCGCCGCCCCGGCCGCCATCGCGGCCAAGGAACTGGGCATCACCGACTACCACGCCCAGGTGCTGCCCGAAGACAAGACACGCATCGTGCGGGAACTGCGCGAGGCCGGCCACGTGGTGGCCATGGTCGGCGACGGCATCAACGATTCGCCGGCCCTGTCTGCCGCCAATGTTGGCATCGCCCCGCGCCACGGCGCGGATATTGCCCAGGCCGCCGCCGACATCCTGCTGGCCGAAGGCAGCCTGCAAAGCGTGGTGGCCCTGCGCGACATCGCCACCGGCCTCATGGGCCGGCTGCATGCCAACTTCCGGGCCATCTGCCTCATCAATTCCGTGATCCTGGGCCTGGGGCTTTTCGGCCGCGTCACCCCGGGCGTCTCGGCCCTGGCCCACAATCTGGCCACCGTGGGCATTGCCCTGGCCAGCCTGCGGCCCTATCTCCCCAAACACCTGCCAAGCGGAGGCGTCAGCCATGATAGCCAGCTGCATTGA
- a CDS encoding HMA2 domain-containing protein has product MIASCIEGRIRFRHPALSDPELLEIVTSQLAAMPGITEIEANPRTGSVLVSHDASVATSDLVAMAEALAATHAEALAEAAPAKPAKKNMTPAQLKRRTQKIGLATCMAGAVATGLADTKAAHLTFGFALAGFAAWHLYMHRRRFLA; this is encoded by the coding sequence ATGATAGCCAGCTGCATTGAAGGCCGCATCCGGTTCCGGCATCCGGCCCTGTCCGACCCCGAACTCCTGGAAATCGTCACCAGCCAACTCGCCGCCATGCCCGGTATCACCGAGATAGAGGCCAATCCCCGCACCGGCAGTGTGCTTGTCAGCCATGACGCGTCCGTGGCCACCAGCGACCTCGTGGCCATGGCCGAGGCCCTGGCCGCCACCCATGCCGAAGCGTTGGCCGAGGCCGCGCCGGCCAAGCCCGCCAAAAAGAACATGACCCCGGCCCAGCTCAAGCGCCGCACCCAGAAGATCGGCCTGGCCACCTGCATGGCCGGAGCCGTGGCCACGGGTCTGGCCGACACCAAGGCCGCCCACCTGACCTTCGGTTTCGCCCTGGCCGGCTTCGCCGCCTGGCACCTCTACATGCACCGGCGGCGGTTTCTGGCCTGA
- a CDS encoding HD-GYP domain-containing protein: protein MTMFKSPLLESCGMLDVVAPDKVCGDILLALVHQLAESLGRAIDAKDSHTMAHSEEVAEVSKFLAAAMGLSRESVACVHVAGHLHDIGKIGVPDAVLGKPGRLDPDEWRQMQAHPTIGADILDPLDCLARTGIVEMVRAHHERFDGSGYPAGLKGREIPLGARIISVADSLSAMLQTRPYRPAMGFAEAHREIVRCAGSQFDPDVVDAFLAVAGDVRQLLGSCRGGVLVP, encoded by the coding sequence ATGACCATGTTTAAAAGTCCGCTGCTCGAATCCTGCGGCATGCTGGATGTCGTCGCGCCCGACAAGGTGTGCGGCGACATCCTGCTCGCCCTGGTCCATCAACTGGCTGAATCCCTGGGCCGGGCCATTGACGCCAAGGATTCCCACACCATGGCCCACTCCGAGGAGGTGGCCGAGGTGTCGAAATTCCTGGCCGCCGCCATGGGCCTGTCCCGGGAGAGCGTCGCCTGCGTCCACGTGGCCGGCCATCTCCACGACATCGGCAAGATCGGCGTGCCCGACGCCGTTTTGGGCAAGCCCGGCCGCCTGGACCCCGACGAATGGCGGCAGATGCAGGCCCATCCGACCATCGGCGCGGACATCCTCGACCCTCTGGACTGCCTGGCCCGCACCGGCATCGTGGAAATGGTGCGCGCCCACCATGAACGTTTCGACGGCTCGGGCTATCCCGCCGGCCTCAAAGGCCGGGAGATTCCCCTTGGCGCGCGCATCATAAGCGTCGCCGACAGCCTGTCGGCCATGCTCCAGACCCGGCCCTACCGCCCGGCCATGGGCTTTGCCGAGGCCCATCGGGAGATTGTGCGCTGCGCTGGCAGCCAGTTCGACCCCGATGTGGTGGACGCCTTCCTGGCTGTGGCCGGCGACGTACGCCAGCTTCTGGGCTCCTGCCGGGGCGGCGTCTTGGTGCCCTGA
- a CDS encoding outer membrane homotrimeric porin, protein MRKTVALLTLAIVAATAVPAWSATEVKMAGDARVYGVFFANRNFTGWDETGTQTEDRLTIWQRLRLRADFVANENLKFRFGMRVDDEAWGHDYLTAANPQVAIQPYLAYLQFKWPGTDIEVTAGYQPFSVPQTEVFYDSIVLAADDGDQSSAALFVKIPVIDDVLTIEAAYGRLLDAYRTYQPTTTQVGDAFDVYRLALPVTVDGFEATPWGLVGVYGKEADPEGYFDAGLRSAGSYLDPAGYKDNQNPMWWGGLALSVTALDPVKLYFDGIYGNAAGSDRSRNRREGYFFDAGLTYTGLDWATPGLFGWLASGEDASLANGSERLPVIAPKWGPGTSFLFDCDQEFANNSMGVNPLGSWGLALAVRDISFIEALKSRLTAAVMAGRNSPAGLRKAVWATGGPGEYVTMGRDLAEGEWVFGLNFDHSYELTEALTLTLQTGFASPQGLKTSIWGHRMTNQATDAWMASLGFLYTF, encoded by the coding sequence ATGCGAAAAACGGTCGCGTTGCTGACCCTGGCCATTGTGGCCGCTACGGCGGTCCCGGCCTGGTCGGCCACGGAAGTCAAAATGGCCGGGGATGCCCGGGTGTACGGCGTCTTTTTCGCCAATCGCAATTTCACCGGCTGGGACGAGACCGGAACCCAGACCGAGGACCGGCTCACCATCTGGCAGCGCCTGCGCCTGCGGGCTGATTTCGTCGCCAACGAAAACCTCAAATTCCGCTTCGGGATGCGCGTGGACGACGAGGCCTGGGGGCATGACTACCTCACCGCCGCCAACCCCCAGGTGGCCATCCAGCCCTACCTGGCCTACCTCCAGTTCAAATGGCCGGGCACGGACATCGAGGTGACGGCCGGCTACCAGCCCTTTTCCGTGCCCCAGACCGAGGTCTTCTACGACAGCATCGTGCTGGCCGCCGACGACGGCGACCAGTCCAGCGCCGCGCTTTTCGTGAAAATCCCGGTCATTGACGACGTGTTGACCATTGAAGCCGCCTACGGCCGGCTGCTGGACGCCTACCGCACCTACCAGCCCACCACCACCCAGGTGGGCGACGCCTTCGACGTCTACCGCCTGGCCCTGCCCGTCACCGTGGACGGCTTCGAGGCCACGCCCTGGGGCCTTGTCGGCGTGTACGGCAAGGAGGCCGATCCCGAAGGCTACTTCGACGCCGGCCTGCGCTCGGCCGGCAGCTACCTCGACCCCGCCGGCTACAAGGACAACCAAAATCCCATGTGGTGGGGCGGCTTGGCCCTTTCCGTCACCGCCCTGGACCCGGTGAAGCTCTATTTCGACGGCATCTACGGCAACGCCGCCGGCTCGGACAGGTCACGAAACCGCCGCGAAGGCTATTTCTTCGACGCCGGCCTGACCTACACGGGCCTGGACTGGGCCACCCCGGGGCTTTTCGGCTGGCTGGCCAGCGGCGAGGACGCGAGCCTGGCCAACGGCAGCGAACGTCTGCCGGTCATCGCCCCCAAATGGGGGCCGGGCACCTCGTTTCTGTTTGACTGCGATCAGGAGTTCGCCAACAACTCCATGGGCGTCAATCCGCTGGGCTCCTGGGGCCTGGCCTTGGCCGTGCGCGACATCTCGTTTATCGAGGCTTTAAAAAGCCGGCTGACCGCCGCCGTCATGGCCGGCCGCAACAGCCCGGCGGGCCTTCGCAAGGCCGTCTGGGCCACCGGCGGTCCCGGCGAGTACGTGACCATGGGCCGCGACCTGGCCGAAGGGGAATGGGTGTTTGGCCTCAATTTCGACCACAGCTACGAGCTGACCGAAGCCTTGACGCTGACCCTGCAAACCGGCTTCGCCTCGCCCCAGGGGCTTAAGACCAGCATCTGGGGCCACCGCATGACCAACCAGGCCACCGACGCCTGGATGGCTTCCCTGGGTTTCCTGTACACCTTCTAG
- a CDS encoding TetR/AcrR family transcriptional regulator, whose protein sequence is MAERLESPLRREQIAEAALDIVVRQGIGAVTVRRVAEAVGISAAALYRHYKSKVDILAAVMHEHQEFFMATVRTAKAESTSPLDAIRRLYHSSMVMVSRYCALPVVFLSDVLWFEEPELRALKLQHHKMLRDIVVELIIAGQQAGEIRTDLRPEEIVIHFLGLIAMPALIQARTPEDLDMPRQITANWELFAHAVAP, encoded by the coding sequence ATGGCTGAACGTCTGGAATCCCCCTTGCGCCGCGAACAGATCGCCGAAGCCGCCCTGGACATTGTCGTGCGCCAGGGCATCGGCGCCGTGACCGTGCGCCGCGTGGCCGAAGCCGTGGGTATCTCGGCCGCCGCCCTCTATCGTCACTACAAAAGCAAGGTCGATATCCTGGCCGCCGTCATGCACGAACACCAGGAATTCTTCATGGCCACGGTGCGCACGGCCAAGGCCGAGTCGACGAGTCCACTGGACGCGATCCGCCGGCTGTACCACTCTTCCATGGTCATGGTCAGCCGCTATTGCGCCTTGCCCGTCGTCTTTTTGTCCGACGTGTTGTGGTTCGAGGAACCGGAGTTGCGCGCCCTCAAACTGCAACACCACAAAATGCTGCGGGACATCGTCGTGGAACTGATTATCGCTGGGCAGCAGGCCGGCGAAATCCGCACCGATCTGCGCCCGGAAGAAATCGTGATTCATTTTCTCGGGCTCATCGCCATGCCGGCCCTTATCCAGGCACGCACGCCGGAAGATCTGGACATGCCCCGCCAGATCACGGCCAACTGGGAGTTGTTCGCCCATGCCGTTGCTCCATGA
- a CDS encoding sialate O-acetylesterase translates to MPFHRLTLGLAGLAALAVLAGRAVSDAPAPTPARRTLAAVQDRYAGRLPHPPETGELAVYAGAPGEPALDCAALAKDRTMVALVFGQSNASNTVDPGYESGRPVYAFADGVCTKARDALPGATGTKGSSWPRLGDKLIAGGFYDAVIFANIARGGSSILEWGPGGRHNAVLLASLDSLARAGLPPTHVLLHQGEADCALGVAAPDYAAMLAAVIDQIRNKVGPATDVVVARTSQYFDLVCGNAANPACYKTCPALTQAQTAAADPQRHVLSGPDTDRLVPFADRNDGYHFTAQAADRFAEAWLPQLARSEAAPSRLQ, encoded by the coding sequence ATGCCGTTCCATCGTCTGACCCTGGGTCTTGCAGGCTTGGCCGCCCTGGCCGTGCTGGCCGGGCGGGCCGTCTCCGATGCGCCCGCGCCCACTCCGGCCCGCCGCACCCTGGCCGCCGTCCAGGACCGCTATGCCGGACGGTTGCCGCATCCACCGGAAACCGGGGAACTGGCCGTCTATGCCGGCGCGCCCGGAGAGCCGGCCCTGGACTGCGCCGCTCTGGCCAAGGACCGGACCATGGTCGCCCTGGTCTTTGGCCAGTCCAACGCCTCCAACACCGTGGACCCGGGCTACGAATCCGGCCGGCCGGTCTACGCCTTTGCCGACGGCGTGTGCACCAAGGCCCGCGACGCCCTGCCCGGGGCCACCGGAACCAAGGGCAGCTCCTGGCCGCGCCTGGGCGACAAGCTCATTGCCGGCGGCTTCTACGACGCCGTCATATTCGCCAACATCGCCCGGGGCGGCTCCTCCATTCTCGAATGGGGGCCGGGCGGCCGCCATAACGCCGTGCTCCTGGCCTCCCTGGATTCCCTGGCCCGGGCCGGGCTGCCGCCCACCCACGTGCTTCTCCACCAGGGCGAGGCCGACTGCGCCCTGGGCGTGGCCGCGCCAGACTACGCCGCCATGCTCGCCGCCGTCATCGACCAGATCCGTAACAAAGTCGGGCCGGCGACCGACGTTGTCGTCGCCCGGACCTCCCAGTATTTCGACCTGGTCTGCGGCAACGCGGCCAACCCGGCCTGCTACAAGACCTGCCCGGCCTTGACCCAGGCACAAACCGCAGCGGCCGACCCGCAGCGCCATGTCCTGTCCGGCCCGGACACCGACCGCCTCGTGCCCTTTGCCGACCGCAACGACGGCTACCATTTCACGGCCCAGGCCGCCGACCGCTTCGCCGAGGCCTGGCTGCCTCAGCTCGCCCGGAGCGAGGCCGCCCCAAGCCGCCTGCAATGA